A genomic stretch from Oryzias latipes chromosome 24, ASM223467v1 includes:
- the LOC101159717 gene encoding rho-associated protein kinase 2 isoform X2, with translation MPGAESRVEGRLKKLESLMRNPQSALNLETLLDSMEALAHDLNYPVLRKNKNIEAFLNRYEKVVSQLQELQVKLDDFEKVKLIGRGAFGEVQLVRHKTSQKVYAMKKLSKFEMIKRSDSAFFWEERNIMAFSNSPWIVQLCCAFQDRRHLYMVMEFMPGGDLVTLTMNYDLPEKWACFYTAEVVLALDAIHSMGFIHRDVKPDNMLLDHLGHLKLADFGTCMKMDSSGMVHCDTAVGTPDYISPEVLQSQGGEGHYGRECDWWSVGVFIYEMFVGETPFYAESLVGTYGKIMNHQNTLVFPDDVEMSQEAKDLICAFLSDREVRLGRTGVDEIKRHPFFKNEQWTFDNIRDTVAPVVPELNSDIDTTNFDDIEEDKGHAETFPPPKAFVGNQLPFIGFTYFKENQLLSKSSSISEEELKDCKDKKDKENSLNSKNELKKKLDQLEEQLDHEMQAKDELEQKCKNATNRIDKLVKDLETEMNSRQRVEASLRQLERERALLQHQSAESLRKVELEAGRKRSLENELNSLKDQFEDLKKRNQQSQISNEKNMELENQLKEANAMLKAEKEAVAQLKKSQTEAQKHAQSLEISLRETKEQNSQLENNKVELENQLRGMQTELEEEKRDCRLGTETIADLQGRISSLEEKLSELKASLTQVQTEKMELQKKLNCLEKEKSNQDINLTFKIKSLQQSLELEEAEHKATKAKLADKSTIYKSIEEEKSQALKELESTLKEERSLKQQMEGKLLQLEKDYSMLDCDYKQAQLKLEDMHGQKEILSEEVKQLTLRLEQETQKRNLMQNDLKMQNQQVSALRSSEKQFKQDLNHLKDMKQILDKQNQELRREKQETDGQLRELKDHLEAEQQFTTLYKTQIHELKEECNEKNKAYKALQQRVAEYIEERDSLAKQLESSLTNADTERLARSVAEEQFSQLQKEKIMKELEIEDMLAKHKQELGDKEATISLLEESNRTLTEDVAKLASEKEELNNQLIETQHKLMEAKELEKEIETMKASFDKQLKTEITLKKEAVSKLTEVMNRKEKGRGGHRGIDTQILKKEKENRMLQLQLRAEKEKLNTTIYKYQKDLNDMQALIAEENQARLELKLALDSKDCDIERLRSQITSLSIHSLDTTSIGSGNDLETADGYPVRITHSHTSESVSFTYQRTHKSVCIDTRPKLHSAAFVSDSDDEEEADGPEERGQQPLALTYEQPLEPEHGDSRLEGWVSLLLKNSKRFAWDKKYVVVSSKNILFYNSEQDKDQHLAYMSLDISKLFHVRSVTQTDVYRADPKEIPKIFQILYDNEGESKREQEATVETTSNIDRNNLISHKGHEFVVTLYHFPTNCETCNKPLWHVFKPPPAIECRRCHFKFHKDHLDKKEEVFAPCKVNYDMSTARDLLVLTSSKEEQQHWVSHLLKRIPKKNPTKSPQSSALTSPTEPQLQPPSRPSPRLSPRNSPQLSTHRGAVRSNRQQQASGKSS, from the exons gacTCTATGGAAGCGTTGGCTCATGATCTGAACTACCCTGtcctgagaaaaaacaaaaacatagagGCCTTCCTCAACAGAT ATGAAAAGGTGGTGAGTCAGCTGCAAGAGCTCCAGGTGAAGCTTGACGACTTTGAAAAGGTGAAATTGATTGGAAGAGGAGCATTTGGAGAAGTACAGCTG GTTCGACACAAAACCTCCCAGAAGGTTTACGCCATGAAGAAGCTCAGCAAGTTTGAGATGATCAAGCGGTCAGATTCAGCTTTTTTCTGGGAGGAGAGAAACATCATGGCCTTTTCCAACAGTCCCTGGATTGTCCAG CTTTGCTGCGCCTTTCAAGATCGTCGACACCTCTACATGGTAATGGAGTTCATGCCCGGGGGAGACCTGGTCACCCTCACCATGAACTATGACCTCCCTGAGAAGTGGGCTTGCTTCTACACGGCGGAAGTGGTGCTCGCCCTGGACGCCATCCACTCCATGGGCTTCATCCACCGGGACGTCAAACCCGACAACATGCTGCTGGACCACCTCGGACACCTGAAGCTGGCCGACTTCGGCACATGCATGAAGATGGACTCT tcaGGAATGGTGCATTGTGACACAGCGGTGGGCACACCAGACTATATCTCTCCTGAGGTGCTCCAGTCTCAAGGTGGTGAAGGTCATTACGGCCGTGAATGCGACTGGTGGTCGGTTGGAGTTTTCATCTATGAAATGTTTGTTG GTGAAACTCCCTTCTACGCAGAGTCTCTCGTTGGAACGTACGGGAAGATCATGAATCATCAGAACACCCTCGTCTTCCCAGATGACGTAGAAATGTCTCAAGAGGCGAAAGATCTAATCTGCGCCTTTCTTTCCGACAG GGAAGTTCGTCTGGGTCGCACTGGAGTGGATGAGATCAAACGCCACcccttcttcaaaaatgaacagTGGACCTTTGACAACATCCGTGACA CTGTGGCTCCAGTTGTGCCAGAGCTGAACAGCGACATAGACACCACCAACTTTGATGACATAGAGGAAGATAAAGGCCATGCTGAGACGTTTCCTCCACCCAAAGCCTTTGTGGGCAACCAGCTACCATTTATTGGCTTCACATATTTCAAGGAGAATCA gTTGTTGAGTAAAAGCAGCAGCATTTCTGAGGAAGAATTGAAGGACTGCAAGGATAAAAAGGATAAAGAGAACAGTTTGAACAGTAAGAACGAG CTTAAAAAGAAACTTGATCAGCTGGAGGAACAGCTTGACCATGAGATGCAAGCTAAAGATGAGCTGGAGCAAAAGTGCAA AAATGCAACCAACCGTATAGACAAACTGGTGAAAGACTTGGAAACAGAG ATGAACAGCAGGCAAAGAGTCGAGGCCTCGCTGAGGCAGCTGGAGCGGGAGCGAGCCCTCCTGCAGCACCAGAGCGCAGAAAGCCTCCGTAAGGTGGAGCTTGAGGCAGGAAGAAAGCGCAGCCTGGAAAACGAAT TGAACAGCTTGAAGGACCAGTTTGAGGATCTGAAAAAGAGGAATCAGCAATCGCAGATTTCTAATGAAAAGAACATGGAGCTGGAAAATCAA CTTAAAGAAGCGAATGCCATGCTAAAGGCGGAAAAAGAGGCCGTGGCCCAGCTGAAGAAGAGTCAGACTGAGGCTCAGAAACATGCACAGAGCCTGGAGATCAGCCTCagagaaacaaaagaacaaaacagccaACTGGAGAACAACAAGGTGGAGTTGGAGAACCAGCTCAGAGGAATGCAGACAGAGCTggaggaggaaaagagggactGCCGTCTTGGGACAGAAACCATTGCTGACCTGCAGG GACGAATCTCTAGTTTGGAAGAAAAGCTGAGCGAGCTGAAGGCGTCTCTCACCCAGGTCCAAACGGAGAAGATGGAGCTACAGAAGAAACTTAACTGTCTTGAAAAG GAAAAAAGCAACCAGGACATCAATCTGACATTTAAGATCAAGTCGCTCCAGCAGAGTTTGGAGCTGGAGGAGGCGGAACACAAGGCCACAAAAGCCAAACTTGCTGATAAGAGCACGATTTATAAGTCCATAGAGGAGGAGAAGTCTCAGGCTTTAAAAG AGTTGGAGAGCACCTTGAAGGAGGAGCGCAGCTTGAAGCAGCAGATGGAGgggaagctgctgcagctggagaaGGACTACTCCATGCTGGACTGCGATTACAAGCAGGCACAGCTCAAGCTGGAGGACATGCATGGGCAGAAGGAAATACTGTCTGAAGAG GTCAAGCAGCTGACCTTGCGTTTGGAGCAGGAGACACAGAAACGGAATTTGATGCAGAATGATCTGAAGATGCAGAACCAACAGGTGTCTGCACTTCGCTCATCAGAGAAGCAGTTTAAGCAGGATCTCAACCATCTGAAGGACATGAAGCAGATCCTAGACAAGCAGAATCAGGAGCTACGCAG GGAAAAACAAGAGACTGATGGCCAGTTGAGGGAACTGAAGGACCACCTGGAGGCAGAGCAACAATTCACA ACGCTTTACAAAACACAGATCCATGAGCTGAAGGAGGAGTGCAACGAGAAGAATAAGGCGTACAAAGCGTTGCAGCAGCGAGTCGCAGAATACATAGAGGAAAG GGATTCTCTGGCAAAACAGCTGGAATCCAGTTTAACCAATGCCGATACAGAGCGCCTGGCCCGCTCCGTTGCCGAGGAGCAGTTCTCCCAACTGCAGAAGGAGAAGATCATGAAAGAGCTGGAGATTGAAGACATGCTGGCCAAACACAAGCAGGAGCTCGGTGACAAGGAGGCCACCATTAGCTTG CTGGAGGAGTCCAATCGCACCCTGACTGAGGATGTGGCTAAGCTGGCCAGTGAAAAGGAAGAACTCAACAACCAACTGATagaaacacaacaca AGCTCATGGAAGCCAAGGAGTTGGAGAAAGAGATAGAGACAATGAAGGCGTCTTTTGACAAGCAGCTAAAGACTGAAATCACCCTCAAGAAGGAG GCTGTGAGCAAACTGACTGAGGTGATGAACAGAAAGGAGAAGGGACGGGGAGGCCATCGAGGCATCGATACACAGATACTCAAGAAGGAAAAGGAGAATAggatgctgcagcttcagctgagggcagaaaaggagaaactcaacACCACCATATACAAATACCAGAAGGATCTGAACGACATGCAGGCG CTGATAGCAGAAGAGAACCAGGCCCGTTTGGAGCTTAAGCTGGCGCTGGACAGCAAAGACTGTGACATCGAGCGACTCCGGTCCCAGATCACCTCCCTCAGCATCCATTCTCTAGACACCACCAGCATCGGCAGTGGAAACGACCTGGAAACGGCTGATGGATATCCAG TGCGGATAACTCACTCTCACACCTCAGAGTCAGTGTCCTTCACCTACCAGCGCACTCACAAATCCGTTTGCATTGACACGCGGCCCAAACTCCACTCGGCTGCCTTTGTCTCTGACTCTGACGACGAAGAAGAAGCTGATGGCCCTGAGGAGCGGGGCCAGCAGCCTTTGGCTCTCACCTATGAACAGCCCCTTGAGCCTGAACATGGAG ACTCCAGGCTGGAGGGTTGGGTTTCGCTTCTTCTCAAGAATTCAAAGCGATTTGCCTGGGACAAAAAA TATGTGGTTGTAAGCAGTAAGAATATATTGTTCTACAACAGCGAGCAGGACAAAGATCAACATCTCGCTTACATGAGTTTGGACATCAG TAAGCTGTTCCACGTTCGCTCCGTCACTCAAACAGACGTGTACCGTGCAGATCCCAAAGAAATTCCAAAGATATTTCAg ATCCTCTACGACAACGAAGGCGAGAGCAAACGAGAGCAGGAAGCCACAGTGGAAACCACTTCCAACATCGACCGGAACAATCTCATCAGCCACAAAGGCCACGAGTTTGTTGTCACTCTCTATCACTTCCCCACCAACTGTGAGACTTGCAACAAGCCCCTGTGGCACGTCTTCAAGCCCCCGCCGGCCATCGAGTGCCGCCGCTGTCACTTCAAGTTCCACAAGGACcatttggacaaaaaagaagaagtttttGCTCCCTGCAAAG TGAACTATGACATGTCCACTGCCAGAGACCTGCTGGTGCTAACCAGCTCCAAAGAGGAACAGCAGCACTGGGTCAGCCACCTCCTCAAGCGCATCCCAAAGAAAAACCCGACAAAGAGTCCTCAGTCTTCAGCGCTGACCAGCCCCACGGAACCACAGTTGCAGCCTCCTTCCCGACCCTCCCCGCGCCTTTCACCAAGAAATTCTCCTCAGTTATCGACCCATCGAGGGGCTGTCAGGTCCAACAGACAACAGCAAGCATCAGGGAAGagcag